A window of Vidua macroura isolate BioBank_ID:100142 chromosome 22, ASM2450914v1, whole genome shotgun sequence contains these coding sequences:
- the LOC128818053 gene encoding T-cell surface glycoprotein CD3 epsilon chain produces MRLEQCLPLLGLLLCAVGTTAQEDEELEGEFLVEISGTTVTITCPFEHEAIQWKLAGKAQDTKERKFIMRDHDSTPANLSCSFRTEGGSEKHSQLYLNARVCATCEELDALTVAGIITADLLVTLGVLILVYYFSRGRKGRASAGGDSRPRGQKTQRPPPVPNPDYEPIRKGQREVYAGLGARGI; encoded by the exons ATGAGGCTGgagcagtgcctgcccctcctggggctcctcctgTGTGCAG TTGGCACCACAGCTCAGGAGG atgAAGAGCTGGAGG GGGAGTTCCTGGTGGAGATTTCGGGCACCACGGTGACAATCACGTGTCCCTTTGAGCACGAGGCCATCCAGTGGAAGCTGGCTGGGAAAGCACAGGACACCAAGGAGAGGAAGTTCATTATGAGGGACCATGACAGCACTCCTGCCAACCTCAGCTGTTCCTTCCGTACCGAGGGGGGCAGCGAGAAGCACAGCCAGCTGTACCTGAATGCCAGAG TGTGTGCCACCTGCGAGGAGCTGGACGCCCTGACCGTGGCAGGGATCATCACTGCAGACCTCCTCGTCACCCTGGGGGTGCTGATCCTGGTCTACTActtcagcagaggcaggaagggACGAGCCAGCGCCGGCGGGGACAGTCGGCCACGGG GTCAGAAGACGCAGCGTCCTCCCCCTGTCCCAAACCCGGACTATGAG CCCATCCGCAAGGGCCAGCGGGAGGTGTACGCGGGCCTGGGAGCCAGGGGCATCTGA
- the LOC128818060 gene encoding T-cell surface glycoprotein CD3 gamma chain-like, protein MPGGKALSAWALLASLALASWGVRGQIYVKEFSGKVFLECVRAQGSKNITWWRDGSTVGHEAQLDLSGVYDDPRGLYVCETGSKRSSLQVHYRMCQNCIEVDAPTISGIVIADMVATLFLAVAVYCVTGHDRGHTSRASDRQNLIANELYQPLGEREDEQYSRLAPARARK, encoded by the exons ATGCCGGGGGGAAAGGCCCTGAGcgcctgggcactgctggccagcctggccctggccaGCTGGGGGGTCCGAG GGCAGATCTACGTGAAGGAATTCAGTGGGAAGGTGTTCCTGGAATGTGTGCGAGCCCAGGGCAGCAAGAACATCACATGGTGGAGAGATGGGAGCACCGTTGGACACGAGGCACAGCTGGACCTGAGCGGGGTTTATGACGACCCCAGGGGCCTCTACGTGTGTGAGACAGGAAGCAAAAGGAGCAGCCTCCAGGTGCACTACCGCA TGTGCCAGAACTGCATCGAGGTGGACGCTCCCACCATCTCGGGCATCGTCATCGCGGACATGGTGGCCACGCTGTTCCTGGCAGTGGCCGTGTACTGCGTCACTGGCCACGACAGGGGACACACCTCACGAG CTTCTGACAGGCAGAACCTGATCGCCAACGAGCTCTACCAG cccctgggagAGCGGGAGGATGAGCAGTACAGCCGGCTGGCTCCCGCCCGTGCCCGCAAGTGA